The genomic window ACATTTGTTTGAAACACATATGcgggacgaatgaaacagcatattttaacTATTGACTTtaatcttgtttttatgcaacataCCGGACAACATACTACGTACTCGTACTCGTCATTGTTAGAATTTCACATAATTTCTCATAATATAAAtaggtaaaaaaatatttctgtcCTGTGCGTAATTATCAAGATGCACATTTCTTCTTTTATACCAGTTGGACGACTATGACGTCATTACACAAAATTTcccggggttggtcagtcttgaGTGCTGAACTTAGTGACAAAATCTGACGTGAATGACTTGcgtggttttcgaggaaatcgctgtgtttcaatcgtcccgtgtttcaatTGACCCGATTCTTCCCTACCAATTAACAGTAGGCCTACGACAGCATCTTTAACGATGGCCGTTTATTAAATGGTATTCATTAAACAGGGACTTGATATTGCCCCTCAAATCCCATCCAGTCATGACATGATTCCCGGTATAAATACATCTCCACTGATATATACGACAATATAATTACCTGAAACAAGGAAAagcatattcattcattcatactgGATGAATTTGAGTTGCTATTTTtcttaaacaaataaacaaaacaaccacAACGGTTTGAATTGCTGTTGAATGGAATTAAATTGTGGAATGATTAGAAATCCCAAATTGCTTGTTTATTATGCATTCAAATCCCAACTGAAGGCGTAATCATTAAAAAATATCGGTTAGTTCAAATTTAGTGAACTAACCTGAACtagttcattaaaaaaaatatttgacaaAGTAGGCAAAAACAGAATCAActtgacaaacaaaacaaacaaatattagTCGGTGCAACAAAGTGCAATAACAAACGGATCGTACCACCTGGAGcatttctaggtttcataaaaaGGGAAAAGGAAAATGCAAAAATGTTTTATGCTTTAATGTGCAGGCAAAtgttttcataatgctttacttaaataaacaaaacaggcACAATGGAATCCATTGGTCCCTGTTTACACAACTTGATGACCTAGACTTCGCAGATGATGTTGCATTACTGTCCCAAAACCACCAAAAAATGCAAGAGAAATCGAGAGAGGTAGAACAGAAGGCAGATGAGACTGGTAGTAGAGACATTAGCATATAGAAGACCAAAGTGCTCAAGGCCAATACAAAGACGCTGGCCAGCTTGACGGTTAACCACCAACCACTGGAGGAAGTCAACTCCTTAATTTACCGTGGTTTagcaaaaataataatccaaTGTAAGCCATACCATAATGTAATGACCAGAAATGAGGAAAAGCATGTTTGCATTACAGTTTCCGACCATATTTCTCCAAAGGCTTTATTTTACTGTGTACGCAAGAAGAGAATCAAGTTGACTGGTatagatatattttatttaacaaacaaaacaaaacatattaGTTGGTGCAACAAAGTGCATTAAGAAACGGATCTCACCACAGGGAGCGATTCTAGGTCTCATAAAAATCCAGCGTTTAGCACAGAGGGAAAAGGAAAATGCTAGAATGTTTGATGCTTTATTATGCATGCAAatattttcataatgctttaactaaacaaacaaaataagcaGCTTATTATAGCTTTatatagctacctgactgctgcgctgcttatccccaaaaatctgaagttccattcaagttaaatatatacataaatacaggcacgtgggggggggggagggggggctatgGGTGCCTGAGCCTCTTTGCCTTTGCCTCTGAATGTCAAAAGTGCCCTCTTGAGTCAAAAGTGCCctcttatatacatatatatatatatatatatatatatatatatatatatatatatatatatatatatatatatagatctgaCTGGTGATAGGATAAGTTAATTCACTTGAGCtggtaaacagtctggttatgttttaaactgtttattctcttgccagaaggactatctaaaaggactaggctactttattttgagatgtCCCTTgaatgtttctttttaaataactAACTACAATTAGTGACTAGAATCATTTCATCACTTCTAGACTGAATTAATGCATTCCATAATTACCAGTAAATATACCAATAAATATTGGTgtttaatatataattatataatacatttttttacccaaaaattatattcaggGCTAATTAAATAGAATATTTGTTTCTGCCATCCACTGGCATCATTCAACGAAGAGAGAGGATTGAAAAGTATTTTACAAattgtacatattttttttatgtagttAATTATATGTAATGTAGGTTTTTGCCACTTTTTGATCTTCTGAAAGCTCCTTTATAGCAAGGTCAGGCTCACGGTCCCTAGGATGATGAGCAGAGCtgaaaatagagagaaagagattaagTTATTTCATAATCCCACTAACGTTGCTTTTATGATACAATATTAAAgtgagtaaaaaaaacaaaatacaaaaaaagaataaaaaaaggatATGCAGATAAACGCTGAAGCAGATATAGCCTTGCTAGCAGTTAAGCGGGCCGTCAGCTAGTGGATTAGTGGGCAGCCTAGCTATTGGTTAACTGAGTAGTCTAGCTAGAGGTTAACTGGGCAGCCTAGCTAGAGGTAAACTGGGTAGCCTAGCTAGAAGTCTAGCCAGCAGCGTACTGGAGTGGGCAACTTTACTTGAGGTTCAGCTGGTAGCCTGGCTAGCACTAAAGTGGCTAGCCTAGCTAGAGGTTGAGCGGGCAGCCTAGCTAGCACATAAGCAGACGGCCTGGACAGAGATTAAGCGGGCAGCTTGTTCATGGATTAGCATGCAGATACCGGTTTAGCGAGAGCTTTGCTAGTCCGCCTACCTTGTGACAGTGCCTGGTAGGTTGGCCTGCCGCCGGCGGAGGTGATGACGTTGGTGCTATTGGAGTTGGGGTTGCCCAGCTCCAACATTTCTGTCTGGACTCTGGCCTCGGGAGCTCCCAGAACATCGGTGGCTGGTTAAGAACATGTACAGTTAAGGATAAGCGATTGAAGATCCTGTGATCATATGATcctgtttcttgtgtgtgtgtgtgtgtgtgtgtgtgtgtgggggagggttggTGTGAAACTTTCTTGGGCTTTTACTCGATTGGCTTACCGGGGTTGAATGCTCCGGTGACAAGAGCTAACGAAAAGGTAGACGGCGTCATTCTGACTGTCGCATCGGGGATAGTGGCTGCGAACGTACACTGGATTCTGTTTCCGTCGATGCGTCCCCTCACCGAGTTTGCATTCAGCTAAAAAGGCAGAGTCGAAGCCAGTCAATGTTTTGATATCAGAACGTCCATTGATAGTTAGTTAAGAGGTTACTGTTAAGTGGAACTTTCAGGTACCGAATGAACTTAAACTTACAGTTCGTCGAATCAATCGACCGTTTTGAAAGATCGTTCCGATGAATTCAACCCTTCCATTGTTGTTGGCGCAAACGTAAGTagtatctcctcctccctgtgatGAGAACCAGCAAACAGACAGCACATTAGCAATGTTGCAGATATTAGTCGATTTTAATTTACCTGTGCGATTGTCAGGGTTATTTACCAAAGCATTGTCCGGTGACAACGTGCAGCCTATGTAGCCATCGGACTGTCCAGAGAGTCCAAACTCAAAGTTCTGTCCGGCAGTCCGTCTGGCACCCACAAAGAAACAGGATCCAGCCAACGATGGGTCACAGCTCTGTGGCTGTGAGGCACAGAGCTGGGAACTGCTGCAGCCTTGGTTGGAGATGGGGCTCTGTGATTGATGATGGCGGGAAAAAGGATTTAAGAAGTGcgggtaattattattattattatgtgtctgatttttctatttattgttatttaggCTACATGACATAATACAATTTCTGTCATTGTAGTGTATTATTTAGGTGAAACACTTACCGGTAGACCTCCTACGATACTGTTGGGTATCAGTACTGGTGGAATCGTTGTGGCTGCggcggctgttgttgttgcgcctgctgttgtggttgcggcTGCTGTGGTTgcagctgctgttgtggttgcgggGGCTGTGGTTGTTGCGGCTGCCGTGGTTgcggctgctgttgtggttgcggcTGCTGTGGTTGTGGCGGCCGTTGTGGTTGCGGGGGCTGTGGTTGTTGCGGGGGCTGTTGTGGTTGCGGCGGCTGTTGTGGTTGCGGCGACTGTTGTGGTTGCGGCGGCTGTGGTTgcggctgctgttgtggttgcggctgctgttgtggttgctcctgctgttgtggttgcggcTGCAGTGGTTGCGGCGGCTGTTGTGGTTGCGGCGGCTGTTGTGGTTGCGGCGGCTGTTGTGGTTGCGGCTGCTGTGGTTGCGGCGGCTGTTGTGGTTGCGGCGGCCGTTGTGGTTGCGGCGGCCGTTGTGGTTGCggcggctgttgttgttgcagcGGCCATTGTGCTTGCGGCTGTTGTGGTTGAGGCGGCTGTTGTGGTTGCGGCGGCTGTTGTGGTTGCGGCGGCTGTTGTGGTTGCGGCAGCTGTTGTGGTTGCTCCTGCtgtggttgttgctgctgctgtggttgcggctgctgttgttgttgcgccGGCTGTTGTGGTTGCGGCTGCTGTGGTTGCGGTGGCTGTTGTGGTTGCGGCGGCCGTTGTGGTTGCggcggctgttgttgttgcagcGGCCATTGTGCTTGCGGCTGTTGTGGTTGAGGCGGCTGTTGTGGTTGCGGCGGCTGTTGTGGTTGCGGCGGCTGTTGTGGTTGCGGCAGCTGTTGTGGTTGCTCCTGCtgtggttgttgctgctgctgtggttgcggctgctgttgttgttgcgccggctgttgtggttgcggctgctgttgtggttgcggtggctgttgtggttgcggcggctgttgttgcagctgctgttgtggttgcggcGGCTGTCGTCGTTGCGGCGACTGTCGTGGTTGCGGCCGCTGTCGTGGTTGCggccgctgttgttgttgcggccgctgttgtggttgttgcggctgctgttgtggttgggGCGGCTGTTGTGGTTGCGGCGGCTGTTGTGGTTGCGGCGGCTGTCGTCGTAGCGGCGGCTGTCGTCGTTGCGGCGGCTGAGGTGGTTGCGGCCGTTGTCGTGGTTGCTGTGGCTGTTGTGGTTGCggcggctgttgttgttgcggccgctgttgtggttggggcggctgttgttgttgcggcGGCTGTCGTAGTTGCGGCGGCTGTCGTCGTTGCGGCGGCTGTCGTCGTAGCGGCCGCTGTCGtcgttgctgctgctgtggttgcggctgctgttgttgttgcgctGGCTGTTGTGGTTGCGGCTGCCGTTGTGGCGGCTGCTGATGTGGTTACGGCGGCTGTTGTGGTTGCggcggctgttgttgttgcggcCGCTGTCGTGGTTTCGGCCACTGTCGTGGTTGCGGCGGCTGTCGTTGTTGCGGCGGCTGTCGTTGTTGCGGCTGCTGTCGTGGTTGCGGCGGCTGTTGTGGTTGCGGCGGCTGTCGTGGTTGCGGCGGCTGTCGTGGTTGCGGTGGCTGTCGTCGTAGCGGCGGCTGTCGTCGTAGCGGCGGCTGTCGTCGTTGCGGCGGCTGTCGTGGTTGCGGCGGCTGTCGTGGTTGCggcggctgttgttgttgcggccgctgttgtggttggggcggctgttgttgttgcggcGGCTGTTGTGGTTGCGACGGCTGTCGTGGTTGCGGCCGCTGACGTGGTTGCGGCCGCTGTCGTGGTGGCGGCGGCTGTTGTTGTTCCGGCGGCTGTTGTGGTTGCGGCGGCTGTCGTGGTTGCGACGGCTGTCGTGGTTGCGGCCGCTGTCGTGGTTGCggccgctgttgttgttgcggcGGCTGTCGTGGTTGCGGCGGCTGTCGTTGTAGCGGCCGCTGTCGTGGTTGCGGCGGCTGTCGTGGTTGCGGCCGCTGTCGTGGTTGCGGCGGCTGTTGTGGTTGCGGCGGCTGTCGTCGTAGCGGCCGCTGTCGTCGTTGCGGCGGCTGTCGTGGTTGCGGCGGCTGTCGTGGTTGCGGCGGCTGTCGTGGTTGGGGCGGCTGTCGTCGTTGCGGCGGCTGTCGTCGTAGCGGTCGCTGTCGTGGTTGCGGCGGCTGTTGTTGCGGCCGCTGTTGTGGTTGGGGCGGCTGTTGTGGTTGCGGCTGCTGTCGTGGTTGCGGCGGCTGTCGTCGTAGCGGCCGCTGTCGTGGTTGCGGTGGCTGTTGTGGTTGCGGCGGCTGTTGTGGTTGCGGCGGCTGTCGTCGTAGCGGCCGCTGTCGTCGTTGCGGCGGCTGTCGTGGTTGCGGCCGCTGTCGTGGTTGCggccgctgttgttgttgcggcCGCTGTTGTGGTTGGGACGGCTGTCGTGGTTGCGGCGGCTGTCGTGGTTGCGGCGGCTGTCGTGGTTGCGGCCGCTGTCGTTGTTGCGGCCGCTGTCGTGGTTGGGGCGGCTGTCGTGGTTGCGGCCGCTGTCGTGGTTGCGGCCGCTGTCGTGGTTGCGGCCGCTGTCGTCGTAGCGGCGGCTGTCGTCGTTGCGGCGGCTGTCGTGGTTGCGGCGGCTGTCGTGGTTGCGGCGGCTGTCGTCGTAGCGGCCGCTGTCGTCGTTGCGGCCGCTGTCGTGGTTGCGGCGGCTGTCGTGGTTGCGGCGGCTGTCGTCGTAGCGGCGGCTGTCGTGGTTGCGGCGGCTGTCGTGGTTGCGGCGGCTGTCGTCGTAGCGGCCGCTGTCGTCGTTGCGGCGGCTGTCGTGGTTGCGGCGGCTGTCGTGGTTGCGGCCGCTGTCGTGGTTGCGGCGGCTGTCGTTGTTGGGGCGGCTGTCGTGGTTGCGGCGGCTGTCGTGGTTGCGGCCGCTGTCGTGGTTGCGGCCGCTGTCGTGGTTGCGGCGGCTGTCGTGGTTGCGGCGGCTGTCGTGGTTGCGGCGGCTGTCGTTGTTGCGCCCGCTGTCGTTGTTGCGCCCGCTGTCGTGGTTGCGGCCGCTGTCGTGGTAGCGGCTGCTGTGGTTGTTGCGGGGGCTGCGGTGGTTGCGGGGGCTGTTGTGGTTGCGGCTACTGTTGTGCTCTGGCTAGAGGCTCCAGACAGAATTGTCAGTGCCAAAAGCAGGGAGAACAGCATTCTTTGGGCCATGTCTAGCAATGATAAAGATAAAATTAGTCAAGAGGTTTCTGCATAGCCTGCACTCCGTTTTAGTGTCTTTTTGAAGTGTGAGACATTGCCCCAGTGCTgccattttttgtgttttctttgcatTTCAAATAATTAGCTTCATATTGTTCTCGTATCGCCTAGAACCGATTgttctcaaactatttgtattCAAAGGTTGATTGATTGGTTACAACAAAGAATCTCCCCCTCTTGAAAAActtgaaatttgaaaatatcAACAGATTGATCCCATATTTATGCATTTAAAATTACATAAATGTTCACATTTGGCCTTGCTCAAAGTATACTTaactattaatgattaatgtgAAGATTATTATTCTATAATAATTTACTATTCTATATTGTAGGCTGTTTTACTTATACCACATGTAGTATTATAACTGCGTGCAGGTGAATCCAACATGAGCCTACTTTTTAGGAATAAACAAATTTATATTAAGAGATATCACTGGATTTAGCCCCTCACATTCGTAGGCCTATTGTTTTTACATTTGCATTAAGCAAATAAAACCACTGGACACATTATCTTTGGTATAGGATTCAGAACACAAGTTGCCTAATAGTTAGTACAACTCACTTAGTAAACTCAATAAAGTGGGTTTACTTACCAGTTTCCTTTTTCACACGTACAAATCAATTCAGAGTAAAAGTGGGGTTAAGGTAGTCCGGCTCAGCTGGATAGGTTTCTTTCCTCTTCTAAAGTCTCTCTTGCAGATGTAGAAGTCTGAAGTCTGTGAATTGATGGACAGGGGATCTTTGTTCGGTATATAAAGGAAGAAGGAGGAACTTCATCGTGTTGGTAATACCTGATCTTACGTGCATAAGACGTGGAGGAAACAATTCAGGGTGTGTCACCTACGTCGAACCTTTTGTCATCTTCCTGACGGTAAACCTCCCATGACTCTTGCCAATGACAGACACATTTTTGTCTAATGATCCCCGTCATTGGCAAAATATGTGATGACCTGCTTTCAGTTTCAGACAATTGTATTCATCCCATTTGATTTGCAGCACTATACACACAACTTAAAATATAGCTGcatgcagcaatgtgggtgtcaagcataatgggactcgataaactaattctgccggacggacgtaatcggctgggtggctacatgacgaccgtctcagTAATCAGTTATAACGACAGCTGGTGGAATGAATTACAGCATTATGCGCGTACGGCACGCGGACGTAATAGGCTAGGTGGTTACATGACGACTGTATCGGTAATCGGTAATAACAACGGCTGGTGGAATGAACTCCAGCGTTATGCAAGTATGCGGcaagaattgcagtttatattgtaagtgggcggaatggtaaataaagtCATTGTTGTTTGACGCCCCCCTGAGGTgaaaggtcaccaaattgtttgaCTGTCCCCAGAATGATGTGATGAGTCTATGGagcaagtttggctatgatatgttaaagagttgctgagaacaggcttacttcctgttagGCGGCTTTGCTGTCAAGTTTGATTAGCTGTCaaggccaaacggttttgaattagaAAATGCTGTTTGGCACGTTTGTtcggcttggtctgaagatcatatagggcaagtttcatgatgattggacataatctgtggcctgtggatatgtaaTGTTGACTTTGATAACTTTCACCATGGCGGCCAATTTCTGATGTTCCAATGGGAAATATTTATGTGCTATATGGGGCGGTTTGAGAGTATCACCAGACATAGAAAATTTGTTCGAAATATACTTATGTGacgagagaggagttaaaacacgtctttgttaattatagcgccccctagaggtctatcaccaaattcattgagtgtccccgcgatgacgtcatgggtctatgtaccaagtatGGTTATGATATTGTCAAAgtgctgctgagatattggcgtatTTCCGGTTTGgtggcttcgcggtcgaatttgattggctgttgcGTATGTTTCCGTGAGAAATCATATACTAGCTATAACGGGAGGCAGGGGCGTATGGTGTATAGGGGCGATTTGGGCGACGCACTACcaactgggagaaagaggattttttttctaacaaaTTCTATCACAGCAAAAGTAGTTTTCAGTGTTCTAGAAAtattatctgtcattgtccaatcagaatcgtcagATTCAAGTCGCGTTAAAAATGGTCCCGCCTCTATGGGCGAATtcattgacgtggaaaatcgcccAAGCATTCTCCCATTGACTTTCatgttaaaactttttttttcggaaattgagccttcaatgcattttcaatgggGATTTGGGACTTGCCCTAACGTGCTTGCGTCGTACGTAACTGAGGAAAGAGCGTGAAGGGATATCTTCGATCAAGTCACTTGCTAATTTCAACATGGCTGCTAATGTGTGCAATTCCGTTGAGTCTCTGAAAAAAGTTCCTTTTAGTCGACTATCCACTTCAGACAAAGTTAAGCTTAATTTGATCATGCAGCAAGCTCCCTCCCGCATCAAAAAAGTAAACGTTTTCTTTTCCGATCTGAGCGGTATTGCGTCATTCTTTTCCCGGTCACCGAAACGGTACAGCGTTCTGGACAAGATTGTTTCACGAAGACTGCCCAGAGCTTCATCTACACAAGGTGGAATTTTAACAGCAGGATTGTCAACACTGTGTACGAGAGCCGAGATGTACCACTGTACCACGTTATCATGAGCTACAACCTCCAGGAGACATTCTCTGAAACTGTGAGTTTGTTGAACATTCTCATAACTACTCCTATGACAACAGCTGAAGCTGAGAGATGTTTCTCAACTTTGAAAAGAATAAGACATTCCTGCGTAATTCAATGGGCCAGGGACGTCTGAATGCACTGGCCATGCTCTCCATGGAGAGGGAACTAGTCCTCAACATGCGTGATTTCAATGAGAAAGTCATTGACCGCTTTGCTGCACTGAAAGAGACGAGCAAAGTTTCAGTACAAGTaatgtactctctctctctctctctctctctctctttctctctgtcccccacccccccttctcgtgaggatggacactgggttatagcggccctcacaacccccccccccccaccctttcctctgaggatggacactgggttacatcggccctcacaaccccacaccaccaccccaccacttTCAAGTGTATattatagttctctgcaaacctatgggggcatcatgccttcagtgtgcatattgtgtgtctctgcaaacctatggtggcattatgccttcagtgtgtatattgtatctagttctctgcaaacctatggtggcatcatgccttcagtgtgtatattgtatatagttctctgcaaacctatggcggcatcatgccttcagtgtgtatattgtatacagttctctgcaaacctatggtggcatcatgccttcagtgtgtatattgtatctagttctctgcaaacctatggtggcatcatgccttcagtgtacagtatattgtatatagttctctgcaaacctatggtgccatcatgccttcagtgtgtatattgtatacagTTGTCTGCAAACCTTAACTCTTAACTTTAAGCCTACAGAATATGCATTCTAAAACCCCAGACGAGGAGCCATAGGGGTCTCAGTAAGAGGGGGTCTCAGTAAGAGGGGGTCTCAGTAAGAGGCCATTTACATGGGGCGTCAGGGGTTCATCGAAATGCAAGCATTTGTTTTGAAACAGGAAGGCCAAGTAAAATCAATAGTGTTTAACATTTGGCTccattgtgtgtatatttacattatattcTTATATAATTTATACTTAAGGTAACCTGACTTATAATTATTATCTAAGTGAACTGAGAAATAGACTGGTGTCATTGACTACAGAGGGATGTCTTATCTGAGTCTTATCTGTTTGTCGGTCAACTCCGGACAGTCTGGGGTGTTGAATAACAATAGAACACGGTCTGGAGCCTGCCCCTCTTCCCTCTTTGGTACATTCCTCTCCACTATTATATTCTAACATTTGGCAAATATCCTTTTAAACCTTCATTATTTTCTACCACAGTTGCAAGCCAGGAAATAACATCACATTCTCTGGCGAGAATGTGACAGACATACCGGCGTACCATACGGACGTACCATATCGTACCACACAAATGGATCGCAGCATTATGCATAACTTATAGACTTTTATACAATTcaagggtcgctacaatataaTAGAATACGCTTACTATGTCCCTCTAGCCAACCCGAACCCTTCAATCTGTGTACAAAGAACACGATTTGACCCTTTCAAACTGTGTGCAGTGCGTAGCCTATGCTAGAGTCCAGTTGTGCATTAGATCAGGGGTCCCCATCCTTTTCAGCACCAAGGAGCGCTTTGATTCTCCAAAAAAATTCACGGACCAGCGGGGCgggccgggggggtggggggggggtggggtggggggggatgggggcgggccgggtgggcggggggggtgggggggggttgggttatgttgcgcagaggttgccaatttgttgatattttcatatagtgttgtgcatgcattcatttaaaaCAACTAGTTCCAGTTATTTATGAACAGTGAAGGTAACAAACTCTTAAAAAAGAACGTGAACTTGAGCAAGTGAAAAATTAACAACTATGAACTATTGAACTAAACTTGAAGTAACATCTATcaagtgtaaacatgcacaacacaaaaTGTCAGTAAGGGAACTTAACGTGCGTTTGTGAGGCCACAGAATAGGCTACAATTCATTTTGATCAGTGCTTGTTTCCCTGCAACAAGAAGGTTCCATCTGGGAGTGATGGAAGACAGTGACACCCTTAGCGTGTTTCAAATGTCCAATCGATTGCgcaattttgttttggttgcatTCATTGCCGAAAACCCGGCCTCGCATAGGTATGTGGTGGGAAATGGAAGCATTGTTTTCAGCGCTTTTACGAATATCTCGGGATATTCAGCTTTGGTTTTGATCCAAAAACCCGCCAGAGAGGTTTGCTGAAACACACTTTTAAGACCACCATCATTAGCTATTTTGATCATTTGATCTTCCTCCTGCACTGACAAGTGATTCGGGAAATTGACAAATGGGTTGCGGATCCACTCAttcatatagacttatggcatgtaaaagagtgacagtgttgcgaagtaaattgagtttattaagtgtgcatgcattttgcatgaatttttattttttattttttctattcatGTCGTAGCCTACTAACCTACGGCCCGGTTAGGAATTTCCCACGGCCCGTTACGGGCCACAGCCCggtggttggggaccgctgcATTAGATGACAGATGATAAGCCCATCCTTCCAATTAGCTTGTGTGGAGCGCAGATGCATACCACCAATCACCTTGAATGGTCATGACCATGATTGAAGAGATTGAGTTGCTCTAGTCTAGCATGTAAAATAATCCAATATAGGCCATTCCATCATGTAATGAACAGAAATTAGGTAAAGCATGGTTGCGTTACAAAGTAGGCAAGAACAGAATCAAGTTGACtggtatattttatttaacaaacaaacaaaacaaaacatattaGTTGTTGCAACAAAGTGCATAACAATTAGGGATGTTAAACGACTCGTTTTCTGTGAGTCGACGTGTAGGAGGCATAAATCGAAAAATCGAtcgatttcttctctttttttcggcCCGCGGCTGCAGCAGTTGCAGAGCTCAAAGGATCTGCGCATTCCTTTAAGACAGCGGCCCAGTTGGCCCACCCGTCCTATTTCAAAGTTTGCTATCAGGAGCACAccaataatgcattttttttatgaagttaagttgatataaaaatgatgataaacaaaatatcaaagaGCAGGATTGTGAACCTGTAAATTCCCAATAGGCAAAATGTGTCGGCGTTGTTTTAATTAGGAACGGCAGTTGATGATGCGCGCCTCCTCTTTGCAACGAAATTGTTTAAGTCGGAcataaaaccatttaatttaacagaggctacacccactaaaacagatattttcgtttttaaataaatatttgtaaacgaAAATTCACGTACGACTCAGTCGTCAAAGCTGTCCAGTGGTGATAGCAACTTTGTCAGCTGAGGACAGGATCTCGCGGAGGGAGGCTGCTTCGCGGTACATTTTCTCCAGCCTCACAGTCATCGTTTggcgacatggcactg from Gadus morhua chromosome 17, gadMor3.0, whole genome shotgun sequence includes these protein-coding regions:
- the LOC115529927 gene encoding uncharacterized protein DDB_G0283357 gives rise to the protein MAQRMLFSLLLALTILSGASSQSTTVAATTTAPATTAAPATTTAAATTTAAATTTAGATTTAGATTTAAATTTAAATTTAAATTTAAATTTAAATTTAAATTTAAPTTTAAATTTAAATTTAAATTTAAATTTAAATTTAAATTTAAATTTAAATTTAAATTTAAATTTAAATTTAAATTTAAATTTAAATTTAAATTTAAATTTAAATTTAAATTTAAATTTAAPTRRNHDSRRNHDSRPNHNSGRNNNSGRNHDSGRNHDSRRNDDSGRYDDSRRNHNSRRNHNSHRNHDSGRYDDSRRNHDSSRNHNSRPNHNSGRNNSRRNHDSDRYDDSRRNDDSRPNHDSRRNHDSRRNHDSRRNDDSGRYDDSRRNHNSRRNHDSGRNHDSRRNHDSGRYNDSRRNHDSRRNNNSGRNHDSGRNHDSRRNHDSRRNHNSRRNNNSRRHHDSGRNHPPGRNNNSRRNHDSRRNHDSRRNDDSRRYDDSRRYDDSHRNHDSRRNHDSRRNHNSRRNHDSSRNNDSRRNNDSRRNHDSGRNHDSGRNNNSRRNHNSRRNHISSRHNGSRNHNSQRNNNSSRNHSSSNDDSGRYDDSRRNDDSRRNYDSRPQWPLQQQQPPQPQRPPQPQQPPQPQQPQPQQPAQQQQQPQPQQQQQPQQEQPQQLPQPQQPPQPQQPPQPQQPPQPQQPQAQWPLQQQQPPQPQRPPQPQRPPQPQQPPQPQQPQPQQPPQPQQPPQPQQPPQPLQPQPQQQEQPQQQPQPQQQPQPQPPQPQQSPQPQQPPQPQQPPQQPQPPQPQRPPQPQQPQPQQQPQPRQPQQPQPPQPQQQLQPQQPQPQQQAQQQQPPQPQRFHQY